AGACGATATCGATCTGAGCGCTACCTGGGGTATTGAGACAGCAACGATAGGAGGGCCGAAGGGACTGAGCCTTCCCGAATCCGACACTGTAGACGTAAGCAAGAATTCGCCGGTTCCCGAGCCCAGCAGCCTTGCGCTCTTTGGCACGGGTATCTTCGGTATCGCCGGTGCGATGCGCCTCAAATTACGCTTTGGTTGATTCACTGCATTGCATCATGAGTCACGGAAGAGCCGCTTCGCAATATGAAGCGGCTCTTCTTTTTATGTAGAGGTAGGCGGCAGTCGAATGACTATCTACCGATCATCTGACTTTTTTCTTTGTTGCGGTTTTGGATTTGTGGGTTTCGGTATCTCGGTCGCCTACCATGTGGAGACGCATGAAGTTCGTCGCCCCGGATTTGGTGCGAGTCCCGGCGACGATGCCAACGATCTGACGCTGATGAACATGGCCCTGTGTTTCGAGGATCTGTTCGGCCATGTTGACGAGCTTGTCCGTATCGCGAAAGCGAGCGCAGAGGATAGGATATGTGCCCCAGAGAAGCATGCAGCGGTTGATGACCTTCTCAAAGGGCGAGAGCGCGAAGATGGGCGGGTCGGGGTGGTACTTGGAGAGGAGCCGGGCGGTCATGCCGCTCTCGGTGAAGATGGCGATAGCGGCTACGTCGAGGTCGTCGGCCGCATGCGACATACACTCGCAGATTGTCTCCGCGATGGAGAGGCGGACACTGGGGTGATGACCGAGTGCGGGACGAGGATCGAGGCGGATCTGGTGCTCTGTCTCGGTAATGATTTTGGCCATCATGGCGACGGCTTCGACGGGATACTTGCCTGCAGCGCTTTCGGCGGAGAGCATGACCGAGTCGGTGCCGTCGTAGATGGCGTTGGCGACGTCTGACGCTTCGGCGCGAGTGGGACGCGGGTTGTCGATCATCGACTCGAGCATCTGCGTGGCCGTGATCACGGGCTTGCGGAACTCGGCGGCGCGGCGAATGATGTGCTTTTGGAGTGCCGGAACTTTTTCTGGTGGAACCTCTACGCCCAGGTCGCCGCGGGCGACCATGATCGCATCAGTGATTTCGAGGATGCTATCGAGATGTTCAATCGCCTGTGGCTTTTCCAGCTTGGCCACGACCCACGCGTCGGACTTGAGAGCAGCCAGACGATTCTTGACGTGGCGTACGTCGTCGGCGGTACGGACAAAGGAGACGGCGACGGTGTCTACACCCTGAGCAATGGCGAAGATGAGGTCCTCTTCGTCCTTCTCGGTGAGCGAAGGAACGTTGACGGCGATACCTGGGAGGTTGATGCCCTTGTTTTCGCCGAGCATGCCGCCGTTGATGATCTCGCAGGTGACGTCTACGCCTTTGACCGTTTCGACACGCAGCTCGATAAGGCCGTCCGAGAGCAGGATGCGGGATCCTGTCTCGAGATTTTCGGCGAGCGTCTTGAAGGTAGTGCCCACCAAAGCGGCGGTGCCTTCGATCTCGCGCGGGGTGATCGTCAGGCGCTTGCCGGCGATGAGTTGCACAGGCTTATGACCTTTGAGTTTCCCAGTGCGAATCTTGGGACCCTGCAGGTCGGCGAGGATGCAGATGGGCTTGCCCTCTTCTTTGGAGATCGTGCGGACCATGCGTATGAGCTCGGCCTTTTGTTCGTGGCTGCCATGAGAGAAGTTCAGGCGGGCGACGTCGAGTCCGGCGCGGACAAGCTGGCGGAATATCTCCGGAGTACTGGAAGCGGGGCCGAGGGTGGCGACGATCTTGGCGCGGCGACCACGTTCTATTGCGGCAAAGGGAGCAACATTGGGCATTGAGTTCAAAGATTTCTTCATGGGTCGCTTGAGGAGACTTTCTCACCATCGCGAAAGAATGATGGTATGACCAGTGAGTTTTAACTGCCGTGGCAATTCTAACCGGGGAGGAGGGTGTTTGGGGGCGCGGGGTTGGAATGAGGATGATGCGGGTGGAAAAATCGAGAGTGGAACTCTGCATTAAACTCAGCCCCGCACAGAACGCAGAGCGAGATGATATAGAGCCAGAACAGGAGCGCTATGCCGGCGCCCAGGGATCCATAGACCTGAGAGTAGTTGGCGAAGCGTGTGACATACCAGCCGAAGACGACAGTCGCAAAAAACCACATGGCGGTGGAGACGAAGGCCCCAGGGAGGGTACGCTTCCATGATTGTTGCATGGGAGTTCCCATATGGTAGATGAGGGCAGTGACGCCGATGCTGCCGATAAGCGCAACGCTCCATCGGATGACGAGAGCAAGGATAAAGACCGACGTACGGGCAGAGGGCGTGATGTGCAGGGCGACCCAGGTCGTGATGAAGTGACCGAAGACCACGAGGACGCTGGCGAGCGCGAAGGGAATCAGCGAGAGGGGGACCAGAACGAGTGCTCGGATGCGACGCTGCCAAAAAGTCCAACAGTCGAACGGGAGATCGTTAGCACGGCGCAGACCTTCCATGATGGTCGCTAGAACGCTGGAGGCGCCGCTGAGACTGACGAGCGCCGCAAGGCTCAGTGCGTGAGTGGAACGGGTGGTTTGTGGCGAAGCGACAAAATAACTTTGCAGCAGGGGGCTGACATCTGGAGGAAGGATGCGATCGAAGAAGAGAGCGAACTGGAAGCGAAAAGGCGTGTTGTCCGGAACGAGGCTGATAGCGGCGGCAGCGACGATGAGGGCCGGAAACAGCGAGACCATCGCCGAGTAGGCAGTAGATTGGGCGAGGTTGAGGCTATCGTGCCTCATTGCCCGGAGCAGCGTTCCGTGGAGGATCCTGGGAAGACGAAGAAGTCTTCTCATAAGGGCACACCGAAGAGCGAAAGAGACAGATTACGCCTTCCACCGATTGAGGAAAGCCGTGACGGCTTCAACGCTGGTGTGCTCGAACTCCTTCTCGTGTTCGGCGTAGAGGAGGGTGCCGTGGGCGTCGATGACAGCGAGAGAAGGAATGCCATGGGCGATGGGAACATGATACTTCTTTGCCACATCCACGTTGTGGTCTACATGGCCGGTATCGATGTGCACAACAAGAAAGTGCTTGGCGAGGAGTTCCGCATTGGGACTTTGGCGGTAGTAGTAATCCAGGACCTGACAGTCACCGCACCAGTTTGCACCGAAGTCGAGGATGATGCGCTTGTGCTCGCGGCGGGCGGTGACCATTGCGGCGGCAATGTCAGCATTGGCGTTGGCGGTCTCTGAGTAGAGGTTCCTGTTGACCATGAAGACGGACTGAGCAGAGGCCGGAGCGAATGAAGTCATCATGAGCGCCAGAAGCGCTACTGCAACAGTGCGAATCGTGATGCGACGTAT
This Tunturibacter gelidoferens DNA region includes the following protein-coding sequences:
- the pyk gene encoding pyruvate kinase; translated protein: MPNVAPFAAIERGRRAKIVATLGPASSTPEIFRQLVRAGLDVARLNFSHGSHEQKAELIRMVRTISKEEGKPICILADLQGPKIRTGKLKGHKPVQLIAGKRLTITPREIEGTAALVGTTFKTLAENLETGSRILLSDGLIELRVETVKGVDVTCEIINGGMLGENKGINLPGIAVNVPSLTEKDEEDLIFAIAQGVDTVAVSFVRTADDVRHVKNRLAALKSDAWVVAKLEKPQAIEHLDSILEITDAIMVARGDLGVEVPPEKVPALQKHIIRRAAEFRKPVITATQMLESMIDNPRPTRAEASDVANAIYDGTDSVMLSAESAAGKYPVEAVAMMAKIITETEHQIRLDPRPALGHHPSVRLSIAETICECMSHAADDLDVAAIAIFTESGMTARLLSKYHPDPPIFALSPFEKVINRCMLLWGTYPILCARFRDTDKLVNMAEQILETQGHVHQRQIVGIVAGTRTKSGATNFMRLHMVGDRDTETHKSKTATKKKVR
- a CDS encoding YihY/virulence factor BrkB family protein; protein product: MRHDSLNLAQSTAYSAMVSLFPALIVAAAAISLVPDNTPFRFQFALFFDRILPPDVSPLLQSYFVASPQTTRSTHALSLAALVSLSGASSVLATIMEGLRRANDLPFDCWTFWQRRIRALVLVPLSLIPFALASVLVVFGHFITTWVALHITPSARTSVFILALVIRWSVALIGSIGVTALIYHMGTPMQQSWKRTLPGAFVSTAMWFFATVVFGWYVTRFANYSQVYGSLGAGIALLFWLYIISLCVLCGAEFNAEFHSRFFHPHHPHSNPAPPNTLLPG
- a CDS encoding thioredoxin family protein, translating into MNTIRRITIRTVAVALLALMMTSFAPASAQSVFMVNRNLYSETANANADIAAAMVTARREHKRIILDFGANWCGDCQVLDYYYRQSPNAELLAKHFLVVHIDTGHVDHNVDVAKKYHVPIAHGIPSLAVIDAHGTLLYAEHEKEFEHTSVEAVTAFLNRWKA